The segment CCAAGCAACAGTAGCAGGCTATAGTGTCAGCTATAGCCAAAGATTTAGAACCTTGAAAAAAAACCTAAATCATGTATAAATATGCTTCCAAAACATTGATGAACAATCATTTTTCCATCAGGGGTCAAATGATAGAAGACAGAAGCACAGGACAGGAAGTATTATATCAAATTATCAACCAGATGCAACTATTATGATAGATAAACTCTTGGAGAATGAGCTCTTCCAAATGGCATTTGTAACAATAGTTACAATAAAAAAGGCAATTTGTGTGTATAGTGTTCTCATAATTGTGTTGTTCTACTTCAGTATACCACAGATGTTCAGGCTTCAGAATTGTGTGCAGGTTATCAAATTGTTTCCAAGCAAAAGTTATCAAATTGTGTGCAGGTTGCAGTAAGTGTTACCAGGAAACTGCAGTTTCACAAGAAAATTTGTATGCGGAAATGCCCTTGGTATCATCTTCTGTCAGTAGGTGCTGCCAAAGAACCAAAAGAGGAGTAAGAACAATGACCAAGATCATTTATAATGAACCAACAGAAGCAACCTGACTTAATAACAAAGGCACAATCTGGTGACACCAAGAGGCTAGCTAATGTGCCAAATCACTGAGACTGCATCACAGCATCTTCTATTGTACTCCTAGTAAATTCTATTCAAGCCACAGTTTGTAGCTTCTGCTGCCTTTAGTTAAGAGGGCGCATGCACAGCAAGTGCTGGACGAACTTACCATCAGTTATAAACCCAGAGCTAGGCATAGGCGCGTAGCAATACACGATGACATCGATCTTACTGTGGTAGAGTACGGTAGCAATATAAACAGCAGATCACGAAGAGGCATTCTAGATTCAGTGTTTGGATGATGGGCTAGAGACTGAATTCCCTGCTATAGCCTTCAGGGCCTTGGGGATCAGTACGGAGGAACAGAATCAAGTCACAGAAGCATCACCTAAACATAACAAATTCCTCGAATTTCAGGAATCCAAATTGCGACCCATTGTGGTGCCATCATCAGCGAGGAACAAATCAATCTATGATTTTGCAATTTATTCATTTTTTTCCTTTGGGTACAACTTATTTCCTATCATCAGAACTGAATCAAAGAAAGAGAGTACAGAAAAGAGGAAACCAACCAACCAATCCACTGTAATCGAAATGCAATCAAATCCAACGAGAAATTGGGCCACGAAGCGAGAGGCTCCTGTTCTATACTGTACAGTGGACGCCTATCTGAACCCCTTCCGGAGCGAGTAACTCGCCGCCTTCGCGGCCGGGCGAGCAGCGTCTCCATCCTGCAGCGCTGCCAGTCTAACCACCGCCGGCAGCACCGCATCGGGCTTGGTCAACTCCGTCGCCACAGCCGGTGAAACCTCCTGCCCAAGCGGAGCCTCGGGCCCCGGGACCGCCGAGACCGCCTCAATCAGGTTGGTGATGTCCCGGAGCGGGATTCGGCGCAGCAACCGCGCCCTGGACGGGCGCTTCTTCACCCCGCAGCTCTTGACAGCGTGGTAGCCGTGCCGCCGGGACGCCGCAGCagccgaggcggcggcggcgtccgaaGCAGAAGGAGCAGCGTTCTCCTTAGCTGCAGAGCCGGCAGCCATCCCGGGTGGCGAGCTCGGGCGCCGGGACCGGGCGGAATCGGGGGCGGGGTGGCGAGGCTGGACGACGCTGGAGGTGGGATTGCGGAACGGGGAGTGGCCATGGGTATTTGAGAGGTGTACCCGAGGAAGGAGATGCCGGGATCCCTTTCCAAGATTTGAGTTTTGCGCGCAAATGAATGGAGAGGAGTGGAGGGAGTGGTGGATTTCGGTGTTTTGGTTCCATTTGCGCAGGCGAATCTGGGGAAAATTTCGCGGAACACTGTTGGGTGTTGGGATTTGGAATCGGGGCGCCGCCGGGGCCGCGGGGCGGCTGGTTTCGGCGGGTCGGCGGGGATGGGGGAGGGAGGTGGAGGGAACTTCAAAATTTCTCAGTGGCTCAGTCCAAGAGCATGTCTGCATGTGACGATGGTGTGAGCGCGGAGTGCGCGCGCGCGTTTGGTGACGCCCAAAAAGGGCAGGCGACTGAAATGTGCCGAGCTGGCGTGCTGCTGCCGCAGTGACTCCGTGAGGACCGTGACGGTGTTCAAACCACGCTAGGCTCACGAGTCACGACACATGCGCCCTTTCACCCCCTATAAAAATGCACTAGCACATGCCCTctgcctttcaaaaaaaaaaagaaacaggtGCTCTCTCGGGCAAGAATGATAAACATatttttaatcatgaagaaatCGAACAAAATAGATTTTGACCATTTATTATCTTACTGTATGTTTTCATTTGTTaaagaaacaatataatttcaGAGGCACTTTGAATACAATTTCATCACTCATGCTTATGCTGAAATGCGGTGAGAGGAAAACATTATTTGTTTGTCGAAAAGTACTGCTACAGTATAATTCAAATATAATTGTGATCAAATTTTATATATAGGTTAATTTTCCCTTTGTTTGAATACGACTATCATTTCGGATAGCAAAGACCTCTGAAATACCGAACCAGCAGGTTTTAAAATGAATTTGTTTTTGCGCATGGGCTATATCACTACGTGAAAAAAGCACTAAGAGAACGCCACCCCCATCTACTATAGGGGCGGCTGGCTTTGGAGCCGCCCTTATAGTGGCTCAGGTGGATCCTAACTGGTTacccgcccttacagtggccactgtaagggcggctagtGTTATCAGCCGTCCTTACAGTGGTAGGTCACAGTAAAGGCGGCTGGATCACCGGTCGCCCTTATAGTGGACTACTGTAGGGGCGGCTCAATCACCAGCCGCCCCGACAGTGGTTTTAGACGAGATActaaatgacttcaaatgaaaaacttttgaacgtTACGATGGtataactcatcaagatctatatttattatatagtttatttttctatttgagaaagtgttagtaatAGTCATAGGGTGGCTCAATCACCAACCGTCTCTATACTGGTTTTggacaaacttggtcaaatgaggcactaaataacctgaaataaaaaaaaataaatacaaggatgttagaactcatcaaaatctacatttaatttgATACATAATTCATTTTAccatttgaaaaatttttagtaaactctagtcacatgttgatcaaatgaggcactaaatgacctcaaataaaaaaaatttgaatacaaagatgttagaactcatcaaaatataaattaaatgcattataaattaaataaatctgATAAAATTGCTTAAAAATACACATTAATTTTATTCTACTCTACTCATCAGTATAACAATTATTAACATAATTGTTTTTCAAATATTTCATATTATTCAAAATAATATTATTCATAATGATATTGTGTAATGCAATATATAATGGCCAATTAATTTTAAAAATTGTTGGCTTTAGACAGATACTTGTTTTTGGTCATTTGGAAGTTAAACTTTTGTTTCTTTAATAATAAGTATACAAATGTGCGACAATGATTgtataaatttgaaatttaaattttcaaaAGTTGTAAGATGGATTTTGgaaccctggatggcctcaaatggaaaactcatgaatacaaagtttgttccactcatcaagacctacattttctctaatggtcactttttcatttgaaaaagtttggaccactaaattttgaaatttaaaagaattcatagcgaaacgctaattttcagaaccatggatggcctcaaatggaaaactcatgaataccaacattgctccactcatcaagatctacatttcatatatagaccatttttgtatttgacaaagtgctcgcaaagtgtagttcaaaatccacacttcccac is part of the Sorghum bicolor cultivar BTx623 chromosome 10, Sorghum_bicolor_NCBIv3, whole genome shotgun sequence genome and harbors:
- the LOC110430766 gene encoding uncharacterized protein LOC110430766, which produces MAAGSAAKENAAPSASDAAAASAAAASRRHGYHAVKSCGVKKRPSRARLLRRIPLRDITNLIEAVSAVPGPEAPLGQEVSPAVATELTKPDAVLPAVVRLAALQDGDAARPAAKAASYSLRKGFR